From a single Rosa rugosa chromosome 7, drRosRugo1.1, whole genome shotgun sequence genomic region:
- the LOC133720971 gene encoding aspartyl protease AED1-like yields the protein MNFRVAFGCGTDNQNINFGQNDGPKNPIAGIFGLGMAQRSILNQLAKETNRRFSYCLPSSTIPRETHTTLSFGKDAKICGSIQKTEILPAHMQAYSVNLLGISIAEKRLHIDPEIFKLKYGPFGGFFIDTGGENKTLPSMTFHFKGANLVLDSKAVFERFNSNFCMAIFPTSDLGINILGAFQQANHRFLFDVLKLSLYGRKSIVSFAPEICQ from the exons ATGAACTTCAGGGTAGCATTTGGTTGTGGCACTGATAACCAGAATATCAATTTTGGTCAAAATGATGGACCTAAGAATCCAATAGCTGGCATTTTTGGGTTAGGTATGGCGCAGCGGTCAATCCTAAATCAACTGGCTAAAGAGACCAATCGGCGCTTCTCTTACTGTCTGCCGTCATCAACAATACCAAGGGAAACTCACACAACATTAAGCTTTGGTAAGGATGCAAAAATATGTGGAAGTATACAGAAAACAGAGATTTTGCCAGCACATATGCAGGCATACAGTGTCAATCTTTTAGGTATAAGCATTGCAGAAAAGCGCCTTCATATAGATCCAGAAATTTTCAAGCTGAAATATGGCCCTTTTGGTGGATTTTTCATAGACACAG GAGGGGAAAATAAGACTTTGCCATCAATGACATTCCATTTTAAAGGAGCAAACCTTGTGCTGGATTCGAAAGCTGTGTTCGAACGTTTCAATTCTAATTTCTGCATGGCTATATTCCCTACTAGTGATTTAGGAATCAATATCCTAGGAGCATTTCAGCAGGCAAATCATCGGTTCTTGTTTGATGTACTGAAATTATCTCTTTATGGTAGAAAAAGTATAGTGTCATTTGCACCAGAGATATGCCAATAA
- the LOC133719908 gene encoding auxin-responsive protein SAUR72-like — protein sequence MNVVKGRWTKNLIIKARKRCSTLPKQSSTKGSTAAASLTRSKSWSSSTTSSTGTCKQKKNKAKACQVAPAGCFTVYVGPEKQRFVVRMEFLNHPLFKMLLEDAALEYGYKSDGPILLPCHVNLFCNVMAEMESNDIDEDRISAPSNCSPINFCPARRRNCASNRGYYTVVLIGYLLQHRHHQWWLPRFDFNIYIYT from the coding sequence ATGAATGTCGTGAAGGGAAGGTGGACGAAGAATCTGATCATCAAGGCGCGGAAGCGATGCAGTACTTTACCTAAACAAAGCAGCACGAAAGGCTCTACAGCAGCCGCTTCATTGACAAGAAGCAAATCATGGAGCTCGAGTACTACTAGTAGTACTGGCACTTGCaagcagaagaagaacaagGCCAAGGCATGCCAAGTCGCTCCGGCTGGGTGTTTCACAGTCTACGTTGGACCCGAAAAGCAGCGATTTGTGGTGAGGATGGAGTTTCTTAATCATCCATTGTTCAAGATGCTGTTGGAGGATGCAGCATTGGAGTATGGGTACAAAAGTGACGGTCCGATATTGCTTCCTTGCCATGTGAATCTGTTCTGCAATGTTATGGCAGAGATGGAGAGCAATGATATCGATGAGGATAGGATCAGTGCTCCCAGTAATTGTTCTCCGATAAACTTCTGTCCGGCTCGTCGTAGAAACTGTGCCAGCAACAGAGGCTACTATACGGTGGTGCTTATAGGGTACTTACTCCAACATCGTCATCATCAATGGTGGTTACCTAGATTTGattttaacatatatatatatacgtag
- the LOC133720972 gene encoding uncharacterized protein LOC133720972 gives MAVIDSIPQSTPGPLLSSSASCSSMSDLEDGIQEVIYFVKSFPIIIEANVYRDWPIVKSALGEHDINCHLDMVNSRMTFSTTRTKEPEIARKARHLLQLLSRNVPASSALNIIKVPNCECEIIFTGLSKVNNSYLKELEGQTSCQIFSRDGYVRDGVVFDGFVIAIGPLEGLTIVRKAVECCSKMHPAYNTVTTMLATKKLNDLRL, from the coding sequence ATGGCGGTCATCGACTCTATCCCACAATCAACCCCAGGCCCTCTCCTGTCATCGTCTGCTTCTTGTTCTTCGATGTCAGATCTCGAAGATGGAATTCAGGAAGTCATCTATTTCGTTAAGAGCTTTCCTATAATAATAGAAGCAAATGTGTATAGAGATTGGCCGATTGTGAAATCTGCTTTGGGGGAGCATGATATTAATTGCCATTTGGATATGGTTAACAGTCGCATGACATTCTCAACAACCAGAACCAAGGAGCCAGAAATTGCGCGCAAGGCGAGGCATCTTCTCCAACTTTTGTCACGGAATGTTCCGGCATCTTCGGCACTAAACATAATAAAAGTGCCCAATTGCGAATGCGAAATCATCTTCACTGGTCTTAGTAAAGTCAACAATAGTTATTTAAAGGAACTGGAAGGGCAGACGTCATGCCAAATTTTTTCGCGTGATGGGTATGTTCGCGATGGGGTTGTTTTCGATGGCTTTGTTATTGCCATTGGTCCTTTGGAGGGACTAACAATAGTCAGAAAGGCTGTGGAATGTTGCAGTAAAATGCATCCTGCATACAATACGGTCACCACGATGCTGGCGACTAAGAAGCTCAACGATTTGCGTCTATGA